CGCGGAGAGAGGCGCAGATCTTGGAGGGTATTAGAACAAGCCGCTGTGTGCCAATGGCCGAGGCCAACCCATCACCGCGTTTCGACCCACAGCAGCAGCAGCGCAGATACCACCAGCAGCGCGCCGAACAGCAGCAACGTTAAGAAATTGCGTCGCTGGATCGCCCCTTCGCCTAGTGCATCGTCGAGCATCGCGGCAGCCGCTGAACCTGCGGTTATTCCAGAGACCAAAATACAGGCGAACAGGATCGAGCCAGGGAGGGTCTGGGGCATCGTCTCGGCTATTGCAGCCGGCTTATCCCGGCACTTTCGATCGAACGCCATAGCCTGCCGGCACCCTTGATGCCGTCTTTGACTTTAGTATGCGGCGGCCTGACGCATGTTAGGGAGGCAACTGCCGAAACTGTACATCTTCACGCCGTTGTGAAGGAGAACCGGTGTGGCGCACTACACGATCGATACCGACGACGATGACCTGCTCGTCGAGGGCGACTACGGCGAGGGCCTGACATGTCCCTCGACTGCCCGCCGCATGGCGCTGTCCGCGCTCCCGGACATGGCCAGGGACAGGCTGCCTGACGGTGACCGCCGCACATTCCGGGCGATCGTCCGCGACGAGAATGGAATGGAGATCTACTCCGCGACGCTCTCGCTCGTGGGCGAGTGGAAGGTCGCCCCTCCGCCCTCCTGATCCGTGTCGCACCGGCCGGGCGACCATATCATCACGGCTCGCCCGGCCTTGCGTAATTTCCGACCCAAAGTCGCCGCAGCCTTGTTAACTCTCGCCGCGCGCCGACCTTATGTCAGATGCTTTGGACACCTGCCGCCCGGTCTCACGGCCCGCATAGTCGATGTCAGGGTTGAACGACTGTTCCTTGAAGGGCTGGGCCGACGTGCGGTTGACCTCCGCTTTGGCCAGCTTGAACGCCTCGGCCGCCGGGATCGCGAGACGGAGGACGGTGGCGAACCCCTCTAGGATCAAGTCCTCGGCATGCGGATTGCCGCGTGCAAGGTTTCGCAACTTTGCCAAGGTTGGCTCTGGGTTCGCCCTAACGCGGCGACGAAAGGACTGCCGGCGCCATTTGGCTGGCGCTCTAGCCGCTCTTTGACGGGCGGCTTCCGGTGAGCGAGTTTTATCTGCGTACAAGCTTCGATCTCTGTTGATCCCAAGTTTGAAACACTTTTTCCATTGGGCTGCAAGACTACGATCCGGCAATTTACACAACGGGTCAGCACGCAATGCCGATATTTCTTCTGGCCTCCATCGTCCGGAATAATTTTGCCTTCGTGTCACGTATCCTCCGGAAGCCGAAAGACCTTCAATCAGCCTTGCTGCCTTACGCATTGTGTTGACACGCTGGCAACATTTATCCGAGCAATATATCTTATCAAAAACAGTTGTCTCGAACCTATCCCGGCAACTTGGGCATTCTAGCTTTCTCAAAGGCTGTATGTTACGCCCCGGACGCAGATTAATACCAGCCCTATGGCCTCTGATTTTACACTTACTAGAGCAATACCATTTGGTTATCGGCAAATTTTCAAAAGTTTCATCGCACATCAAGCATTTTTTATCTGCTCTACGAGAATTTAAACGGATATACTTTAGACTTATACTTTCTGTAGTTGATATTACTGAACATCTGCAACCTGATGATCGGCCAGATTGGCAGATATTACTACGCTGAAGCGTTTCGTTGCATATCTTACACGTCGCCATCGCCAGCCTCCGTAGCCGTCCGGCTATGAAAACTGTGTTCGGATTTTCGCTGGTCCTCAACCCAACTTGGTGGGCCCCCGCTGGCGCCGCCATGCGCTCGCTGGGACGGTGCGGGAATTGGCTATAAAGAGGCTCGCCCTATCCCGCGCGACCCGCGCGCGGTCCTATAGCCTCGGCGGCAATCCTCACGTCCGAGATGCCTTAATACCTGCAAACCTGATCGCAGGCTTCCCGAGCCGATCCCACTGAATAGCCGGGTCACCCCTTCTTGATGGGCAATCGCCGTTCGACCACCGGCGGCTTGCGATGCTTCAGCAGGATGTCGTTGAACGCATCGACCATCAGCCGCTCAAGCGGGATGTCGAGATCTTGCGCCAGCCTGGACATTTCGACCCAGCCCGCACGGTTCACGCGGACCTGCATCGTCTTCAGATCAGACGGGCCAGGGGCGGGCGGCTCGGCTTCCCGCGAGGGCTCGGCATCATCCGACACGGCCGCGGCGGGCACAGGTGCCGACGCCTTCTGCTCCACGAAGCTGTTGAGTTTCGGACGGACCGGACCTGCCATCGTTGATGCCTCGATTGCGGATTGAAGGGATGCAGGATGTGCGGCTTACCGCGATGCCGCTTCTACTACTTGCGGCGGAATTCGTGGGCTAGCGCGACTACCTGTGACCACATGGATGCGATCTCGGTGGCCGCCCTCCCCTCGGGGTCGTACTCGTTCACGGACTGGCCGGAGATCAGAGCATGGCTCAAGCCGGCGCGCTGCGACACCTGGCCGGGGAGCACAGGCGCTCCCATCCCAGAAAGCATAGCGCGCGCCTCGGCGACGATCGATATCTCGGTGTCCCTAGTCGGCGGCGGCGCGGCGTTGATGACGCAAGCGATAGGCGCCTTGAGGCTCTTGGCCATCGATAGGGTCGCGGCCACGGCATCGAGGTCGAAGGGCCCCGGGCGGACCGGGACCACCGTAACGGTCGCTCGCGACATCAGGGAGGAGATAAGGGCGGCGTTGTGGGGCGGGCTATCGACCACCACCCACTGAACGCCGTCTTCCTTGGCTGCGTCGAGGATCCCGGGGAAGGTCCCGCCGTCTGCCTTGGCCAACAGGGGTGTGTCGGCCTCGCGGCGCTTGTACCAGAAGGACAGTGAGCCCTGCGGGTCGGCATCGATCAAAAGGGTAGGCCCCTCGCGTTGGGCCAACGACCCGAAATGGGCGCAGAGAGGGACTTGCCGCTGCCGCCCTTCTGGGTCGCCACCAAGATCACATGCATCGCGGCTTCCCCAATTACCGGCAACCCGAACCACCGGCATCCTTCCATCCCGCGGTTAAGGCTTTGCGGCGACGCGGGGAAGAGGCTACCCGCAACACCGGCATACAGGTTTGCAGGTATTGAACTACGAGGCCCGGCGGCGCTTGCCGGACTAGTTCACCAGCGGCTGCCGCCCAGCATGCCCTTCTTGATGTTGTCCATCAGCCTGTCGCGAGGGTCGCCGGCGGCCTCCGCCTGGCGTGCAACCTCATCCGCCAAGGCACGTGTATGCTCACGCTCCGCCTCGGCTGCGGCCGCCGCTTGAGCTGCATCATGCTCGGCGACGATCTGCCTGCAGCCTTCGACCAAATCGTCTTCCTTCATGCCCATGGTCTTCATCTGCGAGCGGATCGCATCTTTGGCCCAAGCAGTCGTCATGTGCGACCCTCCGATTAGTTATGTGAATGCCGCGGGCCGCCCCGAAGGGTAGGTCGCGGCCTAGCCAGAAAGCAACGAACTCGGATGTCTCTCGTGCCACACAATCGCTCAATCCCGAGCAGCTGGAGGAAAAAACCGGCCGCTTGGTACCCGAGGCGAGAGGCTGCTTTCGACCGAGGCCGTGTCAAAACGCATTGATCGTGGCCGCTAGCGCCGATCCGCAAGATGATGACGGCAGCGCGGTGGACCGCTTCAGGCTCGAATGGCCTGGATGAGCCAAGCTGCGCCGAACAAGCGGATCATCCGCTTCACGTTGTAGGCGAGGATCGCGAGGCTCATCTCGGTTCTCACGCCTTTCAAGCCCTTCGTCAGGAACGGCGTACTGCCCATCCAAGCTTTCAACGTTCCGAAGACGTGCTCGACCGTGGCGCGCCAAAACCGCCATGGCGTCGGGCATGGAATCGAGCCGCCTCTGCATGGTCTCCAGCACCGCCTCATGCTTCCAGCGCTTGAAGCGCTTGACCTTCTCGGTCGTGCAGTGCGCCCGCATCGCGCAGGCATGACAGGCCTCCAGATTGCGGTATTGGTCGATGTCGCCGTGTCGATCGGAGCGCGCGGCAGACTTCGTCAGCACAGCGCCGGCGGGACAGACGTAGTGATCGGCCGCGGCGTCGTAGACGAAGTCGGCGCGCACGAAGAGCCCCTTCTTGGCTCGACCCGACGTGTCGGCCCGCGGCATAGCCGGCAGGATGCCCGTGCCTTCGCAGGCCAAAACCTCGTCGCCGTTGTAGTAGCCGCGATCGGCCAGACCGTGACCTCCTCCGCGCCGATGGCCTGTTTGGTCTGACCGCCCATCGAAACGAGCTGGGTTCGGTCGTGTCCTCGTTGATGACGTCATGGGCCACGACGAGATGATGCTCGGGATCGACGGCGATCTGGACGTTGTAGCCGACGATGCCCGCCGCGCCCGCTCGTCGCCATCGAGCGCGCGTCTGGATCGGTGAGTGAGACCTGTCCGTCGTCCGCGGCCTCCACGCGCTCCTGCATCTCGCGCAGGAAGGCCATCTGTCGGCGCAGAGCGGCGATCTTCTCGCCGATACGCTGCGTCCGCGCCTCGGGAACGTCGTTGCCTTCTCGATCCGCTCGGTCGAGCGCCGCGAGGTAGCGGGCGATGCTGGCATCCACCTGTTCCAGGCGCTTGGCGACCTTTGCTCACAGTGTAGTTGCGGTCCCGGTTGTTGACCGCTTTGAACTTCGAGCCGTCCAAGGCGACGGTCGCCCCGGCGAAGAGCCTCAGATCCCGGCACAGCACCACGAACTGCCGGCAGGCCGCCTGATCGCAGGCCCGTTGTTGCGCCTGAAGTTGGCGATCGTCTTGTGGTCAGGGAGCCAGGCAACCGGTCAGCCACATCACCTCGATGTTGCGCTGCGCTTCACGCTCAAACCGCCGGCTGGACGGCACCCGGTTGAGATAGCCGTAGAGGTAGAGCTTCAGGAGCGTGGCCGGATCATACGCGGGCCGCCCCGTCGCTGCGGGCTCGAAGCGGTTGAAGCCCAGTGTGCCCAGATCGAGGTCGTCGATGAAGGCCTCGACCACGCGAACCGGATTATCCGCGGTGACATAGTCGTCCAGCGAACTGGGCAGCAACCAGGATTGCCGACGGTCCTGCCCTTCGACGAACCGACCCATGCCGACCTCCGCAGATGAGGCCGTAAGTCTATCTCAGACCGGACTTTTGACACAGCCTCGACCCATTGCAGAAGCCGGGAACGTCCGCATACGGGCGGCTCGATGAGACAGCGATGCGCAACTGGAACGAGCAGGCAGAAGCTTTTCGTTGACCGAGCGCTCAACAGCTACGCCGTATCGTCCGCGACACGGACGAAATTGGCGATGATACCGGACATCTCGCCATCGATCCGCGACGGCGTCAGCCGGACGCGGTAGCGGTTGCTATCCGAACCGTCGAGCAGACGGTCCGTCATCCCGCCATGGGTCATCACCGCTCGCGCATCTTCGGGCAACCACGATAGGGAGAACGGCGCTGCGAAGTTGCTCAGCAGCCGCCCGCGGTCGCTTACTTGGGCGCCGAAGATCTGAGCCGCAGCGTCCGTGAGCGTCCGTATGCGCAATTCCGTATCGAGGAATACGCTGGCGATCTCCGTGCTGGCAAACAGCGCCGCTTGCTCGAGCGTCAGACGGTCCAGCGCCTGGATCTTCGATGACAGCTCGTTGTTCACCGTATGCAGTTCCTCATTGATGGACTGGACCTCCTCTTTCGAGGCTTCCAGTTCCTCGTTGCCGGACTGCATCTCCTCATTGACGGAGTACAGCTCCTCGTTCGAGGATTTCACCTCCTCAAGTGATGTCTCGTACTCCTCAATGATCGCCTGGAGGCGCTCGCGCGTCAGCGACAGTTCGCGCTCCAGCCGTCGTATCGTCTCATCCCGCCCGATCTCAACCTGGGTCGCGGACGCCTCGCGGTCGGAGGCCGGGGCGGTCTCGGTGAACACAACCAGAAACAGCGGCTCCGTGCCGGGGCGCGGCGCCATCGGGCTGACGGTCAGCGAGAGGGGCTGACGCAATCCGCTCGACAAATTGATCTCCAGGCCCGTGCGCTCGACCACGGCGTTCGTCTCGATCGCCTCGCGCAAGGCCGTGCGCAATTCCAGCCGTAGCCCCTTGGCCACGAGCGCAGCCAACTCGTGGGTCGGTTGGCCTGGCACTACGCCGAGGACGGTGTCGATCC
The DNA window shown above is from Methylobacterium sp. WL1 and carries:
- a CDS encoding ParA family protein, producing the protein MIDADPQGSLSFWYKRREADTPLLAKADGGTFPGILDAAKEDGVQWVVVDSPPHNAALISSLMSRATVTVVPVRPGPFDLDAVAATLSMAKSLKAPIACVINAAPPPTRDTEISIVAEARAMLSGMGAPVLPGQVSQRAGLSHALISGQSVNEYDPEGRAATEIASMWSQVVALAHEFRRK